A genome region from Glycine max cultivar Williams 82 chromosome 5, Glycine_max_v4.0, whole genome shotgun sequence includes the following:
- the LOC547744 gene encoding cyclin-dependent kinase inhibitor 7 yields MEMAQVKARARTALAMAASASSRKRRKISINNNFVQIKSLSNATVPATGERISGESPASCCSSNGSVDDENRIIKFSDLEVESTRVVTSTCDCGEQQQQIRREMSLTSELRITNSSSQEVDSAEEQITQTKSLPPQKMPTELELDEFFAAAEKDIRKRFSDKYNYDIVKDVSLEGRYEWVKLKP; encoded by the exons ATGGAGATGGCTCAGGTTAAGGCACGAGCTCGAACTGCATTGGCCATGGCCGCTTCCGCAAGTTCacggaagagaagaaaaatctcGATCAACAACAACTTCGTTCAAATCAAGAGTTTGAGCAACGCAACCGTGCCGGCGACGGGGGAACGAATCTCCGGGGAATCTCCGGCGTCTTGCTGCTCCAGCAACGGATCCGTCGACGATGAAAACCGAATCATCAAATTCTCAGATCTAGAG GTTGAGAGCACGCGAGTTGTAACGTCGACGTGCGACTGCggtgaacaacaacaacaaataag GAGAGAGATGAGTCTCACGAGCGAGCTTCGAATCACGAATTCTTCTTCGCAAGAGGTGGATTCAGCGGAGGAGCAGATCACCCAAACCAAATCTTTGCCGCCGCAGAAAATGCCGACGGAGTTGGAGCTCGATGAATTCTTCGCCGCTGCTGAGAAAGATATTCGGAAACGCTTCTCAGACAA GTATAATTATGATATTGTGAAGGACGTGTCATTGGAAGGACGATACGAGTGGGTTAAATTGAAGCCATAA